TTTGCTTGCTGGTTTAACCTGAGAAGGAGATGATTAATCTATAAAATAACTAATGCACATTCACCTAATAATATTAGTATCCaattttgtatttctttttttatttttctttcataCACCccaaacaaaacaatagaGCGGGAatggaaagaaagaaagaaagaaagaaagaggcagagagagaaagagatgtaattgattaattaattaattaatagCTTTATTAACACAAAACACCCACAGcattgtaaaaaaaaaccgCCCACGTGGGGTCTTCCTCTCCTCCTTTTCACTGTTTATCACATTATATTGAAGAGAGATAACTTTCAGATTCTGTTTTACAGTATTAAAGATGCTCTATCAAAACCCCTTCCCTTCATAGACAAGACAAGACAAGACAAGACAAGTCAAAGACCagaaaaataaagtaaGGGGTAGTTGACAGAGAATAAcccaagaaattaaaagagttaatagtaataaaaatacaCTCCAACAAgagtttgtttttgatgggtgaaattgaaattgaaattgaaattgttaaagccgaagaagaataaagtagaaaaatttttcttgtcttcAGTGAgtactaaaaaaaaagtaaaattgtttgtttagttagttagttttCCAGTTCCAGTTCCCCTTTCAACTTTCACTAAACCAAATTGAGTTAATCATCACACGATACttaattttcttatttCTAATATTTAATACCTTTATAtctttatatattatatatatatatataaatatatcctattcttccttcttctttttctttattcctttttattgcaaaatttcaacttttaccaagaattttttttatttttattttcttgtcTTCTTCCCCTTTCAACCATCTTGcattttgaattatatttcTTAGGCGGTATTAAACAAGTCAATATCcaaccactactactactactactaccactaccactactgCTACCACTGTTAAGATGAAGTTTTCTCATTCATTGAAATTTAATGCTGTTCCAGAATGGCAAGataattatattaattatcctacattgaaaaaaactatttataaattacaACAAGATCAACTTGTTCATAATGGGAATCAAGATCAAGgttttattgttggtaCTAATCAAACTACTGTTAGTCAATTGGTTAAAGATTTTGAACATATTCAAAGCACTGctaacaccaccaccaccaccaacatcAAAAACACTAATGgtgttgaagttgatgatgaaaaaactAATAAACATAATCATCCATTTGGtgataatataataaaacaTCGATTAACTAAAAACATCATttctaaattcaaaagaaataacAACACCAATGCCACCAacaattctaataattaTGGTAGTGAAAGTGATTTAGAAATCAATCAAACTAGTTTagataatgaaaaagaatcagAAACTAAATCATTTACTGGTGAATTAGAATAtacttcaacttcttcCAATGGTGAACAtgacaccaccaccactgcCACTAAACATGAATTGATattacaacaaattttgaattctaATGATGAATCATATATTAATCCTAAATCATTAACATTTGATCcattaaaaattttcactaaacaattaattggtgaattaattaaaattaatcaattttacaattcaaaagaatcggaaattttcaaaatttataataatttaattcatgatttacaaaatcaaaatattaatattgatgatgtaTTTAAATTCACTCAAGCTTATAATTATTCCGATccaaatataataaatactgatgatcatcatcaatatcatttaaaatcaacttTATCAAGAACAGTTACTAATGCTAGTGTATTTGATACCATTAAtcatattgataatgattatgataataataataacaaccaaaagaataattatgatttggagaaacaaaataatactaCAGTTGCAATtcatgatgatgatgattcagaagacgatgaagaagaagaggaagaagaaactcATAGTCATGATTCAGTATTACTTAATCATACACATTTTAATgttaaacaacaattaaaaatcaCATTAAAACGTAAAGCCATTACattatttataaatctttctgaattaaaatcatttattgaattgaatagaATTGGATTCACGAAAATTtgtaaaaaatttgataaaacttGTGGTTATTCAATTAAACAagattttattaatgaatttttacCTCAATATTCTCgagtatttgaaaatgataccattgaagaattagattataaattgaatcaaattattaaaatttatgcctttttatcaaataaattaactactcaatcaacaactaaagaagatttggataatataaaatttgaattaagaTCTTATTTACGTGATCATATtgtatttgaaagaaatacCGTTTGGAaagatttattatcattagaaaagaaatcttataatattgatttagatAATTCTGTGgttcaaaataataaaatggGTGATGAAGGTCAtataattaattcaatgatgaatttatccatgaaaagaattaatttaCCACAATGCcttaaaaaattgattaaatatGATCATATTGATATTCcacaatttttattaactACTCAAATGcttaaaattattattattgtcattgttttcattatattattaGCAGTGAAAACTTTTAATGATCCAGTTCAAGGTCGTTGTTTAGCAGTATTAGTTGCTGCTGCCATGCTTTGGGCTTCAGAAGCATTACCTTTATACACTACAGCTTTATTAATCCCACTTTTGGTTGTTACTTGTAAAGTTTGTAAAACTCCGGGAACCGATGATCCAATGGATGCCACCAAGGCATcacaatatatttttggGACAATGTGGAATTCCACAATTATGATATTAATTGGTGGGTTTACATTAGCTGCTgcattatcaaaatataatcttgccaaaatattatcatcataTATTTTAGCATTAGCAGGTACAAATCCAAGAAATGTATTATTGGCAATCATGTGTGTATCATTATTTCTTTCCATGTGGATTTCTAATGTTGCTGCCCCCGTTTTatgtttttcattaattcaaCCAGTTTTAAGAAGTATCCCCACAGATTCCCCCGTTGCTAAAGCATTAGTGTTAGGGATCGCTTTGGCGTCTGATGTTGCTGGTATGGCTTCACCAATTGCATCTCCACAAAATGTTATTGCTCTTGAATCAATGAATCCTAATCCAGGTTGGGGGAAATGGTTTGCTGTGGCATTACCTGTGGCAATCAttagtttaattttaatttggGTGGAATTATTCATGACgtttaaaatcaataatgttaaaatcaaacaattcaaaccaattaaagaaaaattaacCATGAAACAATGGTTTGTATTTGCCGTCACTATAACTACTATTCTTTTATGGTGTGTTAtgcaaaaaattgatggaACATTTGGTGAATCAGGTATAATCACTTGTATCCcaattgtattatttttcgGTACCGGTTTATTAaaagttgatgatttaaataattatcCTTGGTCAATTGTTATGTTAGCCATGGGTGGTATTGCATTAGGGAAAGCCGTTACTTCTTCAGGTTTATTGAAAACTATTGCTTTAGCATTACAAAAACGAATTATGCATTATGATGCCATTGTTGTATTAATCATTTTTGGAGCATTAATTTTGGTGGTAGCTACATTTGTAAGTCATACTGTATCAGCACTTATTATTATCCCCTTGGTTAAAGAAGTTGGAGATTCATTACCTAAACCTCATCCATTAATGCTTATTATGGGTGTAGCTTTAATTGCTTCAGGGGCAATGGGATTACCAACTTCAGGATTCCCTAATGTGACGGCAATTGGTATGAGAGATGAAGTTGGTAAACCTTATTTGACggttaatttatttattactAGAGGGGTTCCGGCAAGTATAATTGTTTATGTTTGTATTATCACCATTGGTTATGGTATTATGTCATCATTGAACTTTTAAAATTGGGAGAGAGAGAGACAGAGGTATAAAAAACGTTTTATACTGGTTTTggattgattttattggattgatttttttgtatttatcTTTGTTTGTATAATTATAGATATACGTATTTATAAGTGTTTTTTTAGTTCATCAGAAAGTAGCAAAAGTCTGTATGGAGTGTAACTCTTAATAAGCATGGTTTACCATAAATTAGACTAAAGGTTAACTGaatattgattgttgatatttaaTAGATGAGAGTAATAACTAACATGGATATAAATAAGAGAACTtcatttacaaaaataacttgataataattaaaaaaaacattcaattataaatatatatctttatatatataaaactTAAGAATAATAACGctaaaatgaaataaacaaaataaaaaagaacccttccaaaaattaaaaaagggttgataatataattggtataaatattatttgtcaacaaaaaaaactagGAAACGGTTTAGGAtagttgtggttgtggttgtggttgtggttgttgttgttggttgttgttgttggtggtgattattttttgattccATACATATTATCTTGTAATCTTTGATAAGCACCAGCATCATCCATTCTTTTAAAGAAAGTAGCTAAACCAGGTGACCAAGTAGGATCAGTTAAAATATATTGTAATGCATCActtaaaatattttcttttttagcATATTCATAATAAGTATCTAAAGGTAAATCATTAATGAGTCCACTAGCATAAATTCTTGAAACTAAAGTTTTCACCAAAGTACctaaattttgattttcagTGATTTTCATAATTGTTGGGACAAgtatatttgattgatttaatgCTGTTAAAATATCACCGGCTGAAGCTTgaattaatgatgattgAGCAACACTATTACCAACATTactaataaattgattcaatgaACCAGCATATTGATTGTCACTGTCATCACGTTTAACGGCAAGATTATCAAGGAATTCATTCAAGGACCCAGAATAATCATTAAAATCCTCGTCGGTAATTGaatctttatcaattatcaCATCTTCCACTTTGTTGTTATGATTATTACCTCCAACggttgatttaattttcgATTGATTAGTTGAATTAGTATTGGCTTTACTAGTTGTATTAACCACTAAATTGGCAATGAATGGAACGGTCAAATCTTCACCATTACCTAATCCAACTAATAACCACCCAATCCATACATTATCAGGAGAACCTAAAATCTCTCCGACTAAATCCGCCAATTTAgcattattttcattatttaatattaatcCACCAGCTGTAGATTGAAGTAATCCTGAATTTAAAACGGCATTTAAAATCTCTGTAgtatttaaatcaatattaattccagataataatgatgatgtaTTACCATTCATAATGGTAGAAAGTAATCCCACAGTATAATTTGCTAAATTATCCATTTTAGTTTGTGATGAAGTAATATCTAATACAATGTCAGGTATTAATCCTGATTGTTCAACTGATTGTAAAAGggaaacaattgaatttaccGTATTTTCATCACGTTTGGTCTTGATGTattgattatcaatttcatctgCATCTGCATCTGCATCGTCATTTGcgaataataatttaaattgttctaataaataattgtaTTTGTTATAATCAGTATCTTGATCTTTGAATGAATGTATCGTAGTACCACTAGTAGTGGTatctgatgatgatggta
This genomic stretch from Candida albicans SC5314 chromosome 1, complete sequence harbors:
- the PHO87 gene encoding SPX domain-containing inorganic phosphate transporter (Putative phosphate permease; transcript repressed by Rim101 at pH 8; regulated by white-opaque switch; caspofungin repressed; virulence-group-correlated expression; flow model biofilm induced), giving the protein MKFSHSLKFNAVPEWQDNYINYPTLKKTIYKLQQDQLVHNGNQDQGFIVGTNQTTVSQLVKDFEHIQSTANTTTTTNIKNTNGVEVDDEKTNKHNHPFGDNIIKHRLTKNIISKFKRNNNTNATNNSNNYGSESDLEINQTSLDNEKESETKSFTGELEYTSTSSNGEHDTTTTATKHELILQQILNSNDESYINPKSLTFDPLKIFTKQLIGELIKINQFYNSKESEIFKIYNNLIHDLQNQNINIDDVFKFTQAYNYSDPNIINTDDHHQYHLKSTLSRTVTNASVFDTINHIDNDYDNNNNNQKNNYDLEKQNNTTVAIHDDDDSEDDEEEEEEETHSHDSVLLNHTHFNVKQQLKITLKRKAITLFINLSELKSFIELNRIGFTKICKKFDKTCGYSIKQDFINEFLPQYSRVFENDTIEELDYKLNQIIKIYAFLSNKLTTQSTTKEDLDNIKFELRSYLRDHIVFERNTVWKDLLSLEKKSYNIDLDNSVVQNNKMGDEGHIINSMMNLSMKRINLPQCLKKLIKYDHIDIPQFLLTTQMLKIIIIVIVFIILLAVKTFNDPVQGRCLAVLVAAAMLWASEALPLYTTALLIPLLVVTCKVCKTPGTDDPMDATKASQYIFGTMWNSTIMILIGGFTLAAALSKYNLAKILSSYILALAGTNPRNVLLAIMCVSLFLSMWISNVAAPVLCFSLIQPVLRSIPTDSPVAKALVLGIALASDVAGMASPIASPQNVIALESMNPNPGWGKWFAVALPVAIISLILIWVELFMTFKINNVKIKQFKPIKEKLTMKQWFVFAVTITTILLWCVMQKIDGTFGESGIITCIPIVLFFGTGLLKVDDLNNYPWSIVMLAMGGIALGKAVTSSGLLKTIALALQKRIMHYDAIVVLIIFGALILVVATFVSHTVSALIIIPLVKEVGDSLPKPHPLMLIMGVALIASGAMGLPTSGFPNVTAIGMRDEVGKPYLTVNLFITRGVPASIIVYVCIITIGYGIMSSLNF
- a CDS encoding uncharacterized protein (Protein of unknown function; induced in high iron; repressed in core caspofungin response; ketoconazole-repressed; colony morphology-related gene regulation by Ssn6; possibly subject to Kex2 processing); protein product: MKLPSLSIIVPIITLGFSQLALCLPSSSDTTTSGTTIHSFKDQDTDYNKYNYLLEQFKLLFANDDADADADEIDNQYIKTKRDENTVNSIVSLLQSVEQSGLIPDIVLDITSSQTKMDNLANYTVGLLSTIMNGNTSSLLSGINIDLNTTEILNAVLNSGLLQSTAGGLILNNENNAKLADLVGEILGSPDNVWIGWLLVGLGNGEDLTVPFIANLVVNTTSKANTNSTNQSKIKSTVGGNNHNNKVEDVIIDKDSITDEDFNDYSGSLNEFLDNLAVKRDDSDNQYAGSLNQFISNVGNSVAQSSLIQASAGDILTALNQSNILVPTIMKITENQNLGTLVKTLVSRIYASGLINDLPLDTYYEYAKKENILSDALQYILTDPTWSPGLATFFKRMDDAGAYQRLQDNMYGIKK